A single window of Hemitrygon akajei unplaced genomic scaffold, sHemAka1.3 Scf000066, whole genome shotgun sequence DNA harbors:
- the LOC140721991 gene encoding uncharacterized protein: MAHQRVHTGERPFTCSDCGKGFTCSSKLKEHQRVHTGERPFTCSDCGKGFTRSSSLLAHQSVHTGVWPFICSDCGKGFTRSCDLLAHQRVHTGERPFTCCECGRGFARSSDLLIHQRVHTGERPFTCCECGKGFARSSDLLAHQSVHTGERPFTCSVCGKGFHRSSDLHRHQRFHTGEKSFTCSDCGKGFTLLFHLQRHQSVHARERLFTCSVCGKTFSQSSTLQIHQRVHTGERLFTCSDCGKGFTRSSHLLRHQQVHTGERPFICCEFGK; this comes from the coding sequence atggcacaccagcgagttcacaccggggagcggccgttcacctgctcagactgcgggaagggattcacatgctcatctaaactgaaggaacatcagcgagttcacactggagagaggccgttcacctgctcagactgtgggaagggattcactcgatcatcctccctattggcacaccagtcagttcacactggagtatggccattcatttgctcagactgtgggaagggattcactcgttcatgtgatctgctggcacaccagcgagttcacactggggaaaggccgttcacctgctgtgaatgtgggaggggattcgctcggtcatctgatctactgatacaccagcgagttcacactggggagaggccgttcacctgctgtgaatgtgggaaaggatttgctcggtcatctgatctgctggcacaccagtcagttcacactggggagagaccattcacgtgctcagtctgtgggaagggattccatCGATCATCCGACCTTCATAGAcaccagcgatttcacactggggagaagtcgttcacctgctcagactgtgggaaaggattcactttatTATTTCACCTACAGAGGCACCAGTCAGTTCATGCAAGGGAGAggcttttcacctgctcagtctgtgggaagacttTCTCTCAGTCGTCCACCCTACAGattcaccaacgagttcacactggggagaggctgttcacctgctcagactgtgggaagggattcactcggtcatctcatctactgagacaccagcaagttcacactggggagaggccgttcatctgctgtgAGTTTGGGAAGTGA